In Aquimarina sp. TRL1, a single window of DNA contains:
- a CDS encoding response regulator, whose amino-acid sequence MSTKTLQYPLKNKTIVPKKRKWFLWGLWCFLSFSFYGQSSSHFIHLDKTFNTFYSQTVEDDLGYIWISNTDGLYKYNGYDYFFTSYKQIFGEHFISDRDFFFTKDRHYNLWIATQKGELTKINPYGEYTSFREQLRTFHDSNQITYILPTATNTWFGSKHGTLYTYSHATDTLKKIASIPGAFTPFKKVNSMIFVNPHTILVSTPEDLYLFDTQKKVFTKADTPFPIDKEDIIKLALDKKNRIWISSELHGLFCYNQETRNGFTQFSKTNENIQKTDMFISVFCDSRGVIWAGTDGDGLYRIDPETDTTTILKHNETDKFSISNNSITHINEDSKGNIWLTLKKGKIDVLPYTNNNIQYYNGCVKGTPHKILSILKASDNSLWLGTDGNGINRVFPDKQKVQYNNQQTDTSFFKGKYINCLVEDTNGNIWIATYQNGLWVYDIKKQHFSKIPITSNTGKTTLHILSLLKDTQGRIWVGSKIGMHLYDADKNFLANFDLGVNGLFGDHVIDIKEDNTNTFWISVVRGGIFRFNENQHSIANSDFTHIPFPKDHVDTDCKNFSIHPDNKQNLWITCRSGFLLQYNIAKNVYTSHLTNPRLHDIDIKDIQIQTPDILWISSTNGIHQYHLKKDLITSYYEADGLLVTEYGVQSTYQDTHGIIYFGGENGATSFDPKQMIQKETDAQLYINTIEILNKPAKQILGNQLSTTTENVSDLYLNADQASFSFQFSAIDNVLNPNYHYAYRLKGFDQNWITPKKDRIATYTNIPHGRYTFEVKGGAKKGIWNIPSRKLNIRITPPWWLSTTAYILYTIFASLIIYSISSWLQLKNKLNKEAWQNHKEKELYAVKMNFFTKMSHEIQTPLTLITGPIDDMLERAKSSGNQLLNQRLLMIKNNANRLSRIATELMIVRNKEMGRLKILVAKNDLIQDLKNIAFSFSEQARFKNIDFIQEYPTKALHIWYDKEKIEHVIYNLLSNAFKFTPREGTIKISVSQDITAQQVFIKMTDNGPGIPKEEADDIFKLFYQSEIGKNTKGSGIGLALSKELIALHYGEISVTPLTPKGSCFTVTLSSREDLFSEEQKIKEEVSEHQLLSPSITGAVPVLTTPCSQKAIYTLLIVEDNVEMQIFLKDILSNQYNILLAENGLEGVALAEKHLPDVIISDVMMPVMDGIEFCKTLQKKKTTAHIPIILLTAKNTTKTKLEGLQSGAVEFIKKPFNFHELLLRINNIIETREKILTKYKTDVISRPKDHHVRSKDDIFMDNLLDELNKQIENTNYKLEELSDSLHMSYSVIYRKCHEITGKTLVELQRCLKLKRACTLIIKQGYNISEAAFMVGYKDAKYFTKCFKEEFGQPPNFFKKEAHKIGIEETIKKHKL is encoded by the coding sequence GTGTCCACTAAAACGCTACAATACCCCCTAAAAAACAAGACGATCGTACCCAAAAAAAGAAAATGGTTCCTCTGGGGACTTTGGTGTTTTTTATCCTTTTCTTTTTATGGGCAATCTTCTTCTCATTTTATACATCTGGATAAAACTTTTAATACATTTTATTCTCAGACTGTAGAAGATGACCTTGGGTATATCTGGATTTCCAATACAGATGGATTGTATAAATACAATGGGTATGACTATTTTTTTACCTCCTATAAACAAATTTTTGGAGAACATTTTATCAGTGACCGAGATTTTTTTTTCACAAAAGATCGCCATTACAATTTGTGGATTGCTACTCAGAAAGGAGAGTTAACAAAAATAAATCCCTACGGAGAATACACTTCCTTTAGGGAACAACTTCGTACTTTTCACGATTCCAATCAAATCACATATATTCTTCCTACAGCTACAAATACATGGTTTGGCTCAAAACACGGAACTTTATACACCTATAGTCATGCCACTGATACGTTGAAAAAAATTGCGAGTATCCCCGGGGCATTTACTCCTTTTAAGAAGGTCAATAGTATGATTTTTGTCAACCCGCATACAATCCTGGTCAGTACCCCGGAAGATCTATATCTTTTTGATACACAAAAAAAGGTATTCACGAAAGCCGATACTCCTTTTCCTATTGATAAGGAAGATATTATAAAATTGGCATTAGACAAAAAGAATAGAATATGGATATCTTCTGAATTACACGGTCTGTTTTGTTATAATCAGGAAACCAGAAACGGTTTTACACAGTTTAGCAAAACCAATGAAAACATACAAAAAACAGATATGTTTATTTCAGTTTTTTGTGATAGTAGAGGCGTTATCTGGGCGGGTACTGATGGAGATGGTTTATATCGAATCGACCCGGAGACGGATACCACTACCATTCTGAAACACAATGAAACGGATAAGTTTTCTATTAGCAATAACTCTATTACTCATATTAATGAAGATTCTAAAGGGAATATATGGTTGACCTTAAAGAAAGGAAAAATAGATGTCTTGCCCTATACGAATAACAATATTCAATACTATAATGGCTGTGTCAAAGGAACACCTCATAAAATCTTATCGATTTTAAAAGCATCGGATAATTCTTTGTGGTTAGGTACTGACGGTAATGGAATTAATAGAGTATTTCCTGATAAGCAAAAAGTACAATACAACAACCAACAAACAGATACTTCTTTTTTCAAGGGAAAATATATCAATTGTCTGGTAGAAGATACTAATGGCAATATCTGGATTGCTACTTATCAGAACGGCTTATGGGTTTATGATATCAAAAAACAGCATTTTAGTAAAATTCCGATCACATCTAATACTGGAAAAACGACCTTGCATATATTAAGTTTACTAAAAGATACACAGGGTAGAATCTGGGTAGGGTCTAAAATTGGAATGCATCTCTATGATGCTGACAAGAACTTTTTAGCCAATTTCGATTTGGGAGTAAACGGTCTTTTCGGGGATCATGTCATAGATATAAAAGAAGACAATACAAATACATTCTGGATATCTGTTGTCAGAGGAGGAATCTTTCGCTTTAATGAGAACCAACATTCAATCGCTAATTCTGATTTTACTCACATTCCTTTTCCTAAAGATCATGTCGATACCGATTGCAAGAACTTTTCTATTCATCCTGATAACAAGCAAAACTTATGGATTACTTGTCGTTCTGGTTTTTTATTACAATATAATATTGCGAAAAATGTGTATACCTCTCACCTCACAAATCCGCGTTTACATGATATCGACATTAAAGACATACAAATACAAACTCCGGATATTCTTTGGATTAGTAGCACTAATGGTATTCACCAATACCATCTCAAAAAAGATTTGATTACCTCCTATTATGAAGCTGACGGACTCTTAGTGACCGAATATGGAGTACAGAGTACCTATCAGGACACTCATGGAATCATTTATTTTGGAGGAGAAAACGGAGCAACTTCTTTTGATCCCAAGCAGATGATCCAGAAAGAAACTGATGCACAACTTTATATCAACACCATTGAAATTTTAAACAAACCCGCGAAACAAATTTTAGGGAATCAACTCTCTACCACTACCGAAAATGTATCTGACTTATACTTAAATGCTGATCAGGCCTCTTTTTCTTTTCAGTTTTCTGCCATTGATAATGTGTTAAACCCCAATTACCACTATGCATATAGATTGAAAGGGTTTGATCAAAATTGGATTACCCCTAAAAAAGATCGTATTGCCACGTATACTAATATCCCTCATGGTCGGTATACGTTCGAAGTAAAAGGGGGAGCTAAAAAAGGGATATGGAATATTCCTTCCAGAAAATTAAATATACGCATTACACCTCCCTGGTGGCTTAGTACAACTGCATATATTTTATACACCATTTTTGCTTCTTTAATCATATATAGTATCAGTTCCTGGCTACAACTAAAAAATAAATTAAATAAAGAAGCCTGGCAAAACCACAAGGAAAAAGAGCTATATGCTGTGAAGATGAATTTTTTCACCAAAATGTCTCATGAAATTCAAACACCCCTTACGCTCATTACTGGTCCAATTGACGATATGCTAGAACGTGCAAAATCCAGTGGAAATCAGCTACTCAATCAGCGATTATTAATGATTAAAAACAATGCAAACCGACTTTCCAGAATCGCTACAGAGCTTATGATTGTAAGAAATAAAGAAATGGGGAGATTAAAGATACTGGTAGCTAAAAACGATCTCATACAAGATTTAAAGAATATCGCTTTTTCTTTTTCGGAACAAGCGCGCTTCAAAAACATTGATTTTATACAAGAGTACCCGACAAAAGCATTGCATATATGGTATGATAAAGAAAAGATAGAACATGTCATATACAACCTGCTGTCTAATGCTTTTAAATTTACTCCCAGAGAAGGTACAATTAAAATTTCGGTAAGTCAGGATATAACCGCTCAGCAGGTATTTATAAAAATGACAGATAACGGTCCTGGAATTCCAAAAGAAGAAGCGGATGATATCTTTAAACTATTTTATCAATCAGAAATCGGTAAAAACACCAAAGGATCTGGAATTGGACTCGCACTGAGTAAAGAATTGATCGCTCTTCATTACGGGGAGATCAGCGTGACCCCTCTAACACCTAAGGGAAGTTGCTTCACCGTAACACTATCCTCCAGAGAAGATCTTTTTTCCGAGGAACAAAAAATAAAAGAAGAAGTTTCTGAACACCAATTACTGTCTCCATCTATTACAGGAGCTGTTCCCGTATTGACAACTCCTTGTTCCCAAAAAGCTATCTATACCTTACTGATTGTAGAAGACAATGTAGAAATGCAAATTTTCTTAAAAGATATCTTATCCAATCAATATAATATCCTCTTAGCAGAAAATGGTCTGGAAGGTGTTGCTCTGGCAGAAAAACACCTTCCTGATGTGATTATTAGTGATGTAATGATGCCTGTCATGGATGGAATCGAATTCTGCAAAACCCTGCAAAAGAAAAAGACAACGGCTCATATTCCTATTATCTTATTAACTGCCAAGAATACGACCAAAACAAAATTAGAAGGATTACAATCCGGTGCGGTAGAGTTTATCAAAAAACCATTTAACTTTCATGAACTCTTATTGCGTATCAACAATATTATTGAAACCAGAGAAAAAATACTGACAAAGTATAAAACAGATGTCATCAGTCGTCCCAAAGATCATCATGTACGCTCCAAAGATGACATCTTTATGGACAACTTATTAGATGAATTAAACAAACAGATAGAAAACACCAATTATAAATTAGAGGAACTTTCTGATTCCCTGCACATGAGCTATTCTGTTATTTATCGAAAATGTCATGAAATTACTGGAAAAACACTGGTAGAACTTCAACGATGCTTAAAATTAAAAAGAGCCTGTACACTAATCATTAAGCAAGGGTACAACATTTCTGAAGCTGCGTTTATGGTCGGTTATAAAGATGCTAAATATTTTACTAAATGTTTTAAAGAAGAATTCGGACAACCTCCTAACTTTTTTAAAAAAGAAGCACATAAAATCGGAATTGAAGAAACGATAAAAAAACACAAATTATAA
- a CDS encoding phosphoribosylaminoimidazolesuccinocarboxamide synthase: MNTITGTDFNFPGQKSVYKGKVREVYTINDELLVMIATDRLSAFDVVMPKGIPFKGQILNQIATQMMKATEDLVPNWLIATPDPSVSVGHLCTPFKVEMVIRGYLSGHAAREYKAGKRVLCGVPMPEGMKENDKFPSPIITPSTKADNGEHDEDISREAILAQGIVSEADYLVLEDYTRKLFQRGTEIAAERGLILVDTKYEFGKTKDGKIVLIDEIHTPDSSRYFYAEGYEERQEKGEAQKQLSKEFVRQWLISNGFQGKEGQQIPEMNEAYINSVSDRYIELFENITGTTFVKGDVTDINKRIEENVLTYLETV; this comes from the coding sequence ATGAATACCATTACAGGTACGGATTTTAATTTTCCGGGTCAAAAATCAGTGTATAAAGGAAAAGTAAGAGAGGTGTATACAATCAATGATGAGTTGTTGGTAATGATTGCTACCGATCGTTTATCAGCGTTTGATGTGGTAATGCCTAAAGGAATTCCTTTTAAAGGGCAAATCTTAAATCAGATTGCTACTCAGATGATGAAAGCTACAGAAGATTTAGTGCCTAATTGGCTAATTGCTACTCCGGACCCAAGTGTCTCTGTAGGGCATTTATGTACCCCGTTTAAGGTCGAAATGGTTATTCGGGGATACCTGTCAGGACATGCAGCGAGAGAATATAAAGCAGGAAAAAGAGTATTATGTGGCGTACCAATGCCAGAAGGTATGAAGGAAAATGATAAATTCCCTTCTCCTATTATTACACCTTCGACAAAAGCAGATAATGGAGAACACGATGAAGATATTTCCAGAGAAGCTATTTTAGCCCAGGGAATTGTTTCGGAAGCCGATTACCTGGTTTTGGAAGATTATACCCGAAAACTTTTCCAGAGAGGAACTGAAATAGCCGCCGAACGCGGATTAATTTTGGTAGATACGAAGTATGAGTTCGGTAAAACGAAAGACGGTAAGATTGTACTGATTGATGAGATTCATACTCCTGATTCTTCCAGATACTTTTATGCAGAAGGATATGAAGAACGACAAGAAAAAGGAGAAGCTCAAAAACAATTATCAAAGGAATTTGTGAGACAGTGGTTGATCAGTAATGGTTTTCAGGGGAAAGAAGGACAACAAATACCAGAGATGAATGAAGCATATATCAATTCTGTTTCGGATCGATATATAGAGCTTTTTGAAAACATTACAGGTACTACCTTTGTAAAAGGAGATGTTACAGACATCAATAAGCGAATTGAAGAAAATGTATTGACGTATTTAGAAACTGTTTAA
- a CDS encoding PhoH family protein, producing MNELIIELTEINPKEFFGLQNGNIELLKKYFPKLKIVARGSKIKVYGEEETLEEFDIRFNMLLEHFAKYNKLDENGIERVLTSESKADYETSDVSSEVLVHGVGGKLIKAQSANQRRLVETSYANDMVFAIGPAGTGKTYVGVALAVKALKEKQVKRIVLTRPAVEAGENLGFLPGDMKEKLDPYMQPLYDALRDMIPHEKLASLIEKGVIQIAPMAFMRGRTLDNAFVILDEAQNTTHAQMKMFLTRMGKNAKFIITGDPGQIDLPRRVTSGLKEALLVLKNINGIGIIHLDDKDVVRHKLVKKVIAAYKEIENRNG from the coding sequence TTGAATGAACTTATAATAGAACTAACAGAAATAAATCCAAAGGAGTTTTTTGGACTCCAGAATGGAAATATCGAATTATTAAAAAAATACTTTCCCAAACTAAAAATTGTTGCCCGAGGCAGTAAGATTAAAGTCTATGGAGAGGAAGAGACACTGGAAGAGTTTGACATTCGCTTTAATATGTTGCTAGAGCATTTTGCCAAGTATAATAAGCTGGATGAAAATGGAATCGAACGTGTGTTGACAAGCGAGAGCAAGGCAGATTATGAGACCTCTGATGTCAGTTCCGAAGTATTAGTTCATGGAGTAGGAGGAAAACTTATAAAAGCACAATCAGCTAATCAGCGCAGACTGGTAGAAACTTCTTATGCCAATGATATGGTTTTTGCAATTGGTCCTGCCGGAACCGGAAAGACCTATGTAGGAGTTGCACTGGCAGTAAAAGCCCTAAAAGAGAAACAGGTAAAACGAATCGTTCTGACACGACCAGCAGTAGAGGCAGGGGAGAACCTTGGATTTCTTCCAGGAGATATGAAAGAAAAGCTGGATCCGTATATGCAGCCATTGTATGATGCTTTACGCGATATGATTCCTCATGAGAAACTAGCTAGCCTGATAGAAAAAGGAGTGATACAAATTGCTCCCATGGCATTTATGAGAGGACGAACACTGGATAATGCTTTTGTCATCCTGGATGAGGCGCAAAATACCACACATGCCCAGATGAAAATGTTCTTAACCCGAATGGGGAAGAATGCTAAATTTATTATCACAGGAGATCCGGGACAGATAGACTTACCACGACGGGTGACTTCAGGACTAAAAGAAGCCTTATTAGTTCTGAAAAATATCAATGGAATCGGAATTATACATCTGGATGATAAGGATGTGGTACGTCATAAATTGGTGAAAAAAGTGATCGCTGCTTATAAAGAAATAGAAAACAGGAACGGATAA
- a CDS encoding S-adenosyl-l-methionine hydroxide adenosyltransferase family protein, giving the protein MPIITLTTDFGIKDHFVSAVKGAIYTELPDAKIVDISHEISPFHITEAAYIIQNAYKSFPKGSIHIVGIDSEPNPENKHIAVKLNDHYFICANNGLIGLIASEFIPEKIVEINIHNAIDTNFPVLDVFVAVACHIARGGTLEVIGKNISEIKIIKGMTPIVNVGDKQIVGSIIYIDNYGNLITNITRKLFEEVGKGRKFKIYARNAIFENVYERYSDAINFSIEKSKREEDGKKLAIFNSSDYLELAIYKSNPKTVGGASSLFGLDYRDTVSINFE; this is encoded by the coding sequence ATGCCTATTATAACTTTAACAACAGATTTCGGAATCAAAGATCATTTTGTGTCTGCCGTTAAAGGTGCTATTTATACGGAATTACCTGATGCAAAAATTGTTGATATTTCTCATGAGATCTCTCCTTTTCATATTACCGAAGCTGCTTATATTATCCAGAATGCCTATAAAAGCTTTCCAAAAGGCAGTATTCATATCGTGGGGATTGACAGTGAGCCCAACCCTGAAAACAAACATATTGCCGTTAAGCTCAATGATCATTACTTCATTTGTGCTAATAATGGTCTTATCGGATTGATCGCTTCTGAATTTATTCCCGAAAAAATTGTGGAAATTAATATTCATAATGCAATTGACACTAACTTTCCTGTTCTTGATGTTTTTGTAGCAGTAGCCTGTCATATCGCCCGGGGAGGAACGCTGGAGGTTATTGGCAAAAATATTTCTGAGATTAAAATTATCAAAGGAATGACTCCTATCGTTAATGTCGGGGATAAGCAAATTGTAGGCAGCATTATCTATATTGATAACTACGGAAACCTTATCACTAATATTACCAGAAAACTATTCGAAGAAGTTGGTAAAGGAAGAAAATTCAAAATCTATGCCCGAAATGCAATCTTCGAAAATGTATATGAACGATATAGTGATGCTATTAATTTCTCGATTGAAAAGAGCAAACGAGAAGAAGATGGTAAAAAATTAGCTATTTTTAATTCTTCTGATTATCTGGAATTAGCCATTTATAAAAGTAATCCCAAAACGGTGGGAGGCGCTTCCAGCTTATTCGGATTAGATTACAGAGATACAGTCAGTATTAATTTTGAGTAA
- a CDS encoding putative quinol monooxygenase, which translates to MIIRVVKMGFIPEEVEAFLNVFEKNKQHIRHFEGCSHLRLLRDKHTPNQFFTYSHWESETHLNNYRNSALFKEVWAQTKIKFNQKPEAWSMTESS; encoded by the coding sequence ATGATCATACGAGTCGTTAAAATGGGGTTTATCCCAGAAGAGGTTGAAGCATTTCTAAACGTGTTCGAAAAAAACAAGCAACACATTCGGCATTTCGAAGGGTGCTCGCACTTGAGATTACTTAGAGATAAGCATACTCCTAATCAATTTTTCACCTACAGTCACTGGGAATCGGAAACACATCTCAATAACTATAGGAACTCTGCGTTATTCAAAGAAGTTTGGGCGCAAACCAAAATCAAATTCAATCAAAAACCAGAAGCCTGGAGTATGACAGAATCCTCTTAA
- the gldG gene encoding gliding motility-associated ABC transporter substrate-binding protein GldG, with protein sequence MLALIRKEINTFFASAIGYLVIAIFLLINGLFLWVFRGPYNILNSGFADLSPFFQLAPWILLFLVPATTMRSFAEERKSGTLELLLTSSLKKREIVLGKFLGNFILIGIALLPSILYFITLYQLGNPVGNIDAASVFGSYIALFLLSASYTAIGIFSSSITQNQIIAFLIAALLSFLFYLGWNSLAEFDPSGVSGLFFEQLGMQFHYERISRGVIDTRDVVYFLLVLIVFLVMTAITLQKKTIVQKMKSIALSCIIGVIVVAIGNTYYKRFDLTHDQRFTLSEATKKLVRDIEVPIAIDVLLEGDFPSEFRRLQTETKQLLEEFNALNPKVKYIFIDPLKEEEIREETLLQLQQHGLTPMQVTVKESGKTETETVVPWAIVNYQDKSVRIPLVKHTIGASTEERVSNSIQQLEYAFADGLTKLLRSNKQKIALLKGNGQLHGLKIADFVRNLQKHYHLNSFPLDSANGNPLKTLEDLQNFDLIINTKPTQTFSENEKYVLDQYLMHGGKAIWMVEPVDMEIDSLLTPSGSALATIRDLQLNDLLFSYGVRINPVLVNDLISSPLVLASGEGNNTQFNTFPWFYNPLAKTKSEHPVIKNIEAVQFEFANQIDTLKNDIKKTILLQSSEKTKLEGVPKQISLDIIQKKPDLTSYNQGKQNLAVLLEGSFKSNYKNRVKPVKNEAHKDHGAPSKMIVIADGDIAKNFVRKNRPMELGYDPILNLQYGNKEFLMNAVNYLMDDSGLISVRSKKINIPFLEIEKVVRQKSTWQAINIIMPLLCLVLFGVAFIFLRKRKYKKPL encoded by the coding sequence ATGCTTGCACTCATAAGAAAAGAAATAAACACTTTTTTTGCCTCGGCAATAGGCTATTTAGTTATTGCTATTTTTTTACTGATTAACGGACTCTTCTTATGGGTTTTTAGAGGTCCTTATAATATACTGAATAGCGGTTTCGCGGATTTATCTCCTTTTTTTCAGCTTGCCCCATGGATCTTACTATTTCTGGTACCTGCTACCACTATGAGAAGTTTTGCCGAAGAGAGAAAATCAGGAACATTAGAACTCCTATTAACTAGTTCTTTAAAAAAGAGAGAAATTGTTCTCGGAAAATTCTTAGGAAATTTTATACTGATAGGAATCGCTTTACTACCTAGCATTCTTTATTTTATCACCTTATACCAGCTTGGAAATCCCGTGGGAAATATCGATGCTGCAAGTGTTTTTGGGTCATATATAGCACTATTTTTACTAAGTGCCTCATATACTGCTATTGGTATTTTCTCATCTTCAATTACACAAAACCAGATTATTGCTTTTCTTATTGCAGCGCTTTTATCCTTCTTATTCTATTTGGGATGGAACAGTTTGGCAGAATTTGATCCTTCTGGGGTAAGTGGTCTCTTTTTCGAGCAGTTGGGAATGCAGTTTCATTATGAACGAATTAGCCGCGGGGTTATCGATACCAGAGATGTGGTATATTTTCTACTCGTGCTTATTGTTTTTTTAGTCATGACAGCTATTACCCTGCAAAAGAAAACTATCGTTCAAAAAATGAAGTCCATCGCATTGAGCTGTATCATTGGGGTCATTGTCGTCGCCATTGGAAACACGTATTACAAGCGTTTTGACCTTACTCATGACCAACGATTTACACTATCAGAAGCAACTAAGAAATTAGTTCGGGATATCGAAGTACCTATTGCTATTGATGTTTTATTAGAAGGGGATTTCCCTTCTGAGTTCAGGCGCTTACAAACCGAAACCAAGCAACTACTGGAAGAATTCAATGCACTGAATCCGAAAGTAAAATACATTTTCATCGATCCGCTAAAGGAAGAAGAAATCCGGGAAGAGACTTTGCTACAATTACAGCAACACGGATTAACCCCCATGCAGGTCACCGTTAAGGAAAGCGGAAAAACAGAAACCGAAACGGTTGTTCCCTGGGCAATTGTAAATTATCAGGATAAAAGTGTTCGAATTCCACTAGTCAAACATACTATTGGAGCTTCTACAGAAGAACGTGTTAGTAATTCAATTCAGCAACTCGAATATGCTTTTGCTGATGGGTTGACGAAACTACTCCGATCAAACAAACAAAAAATTGCCCTTCTCAAAGGGAATGGGCAATTACATGGATTGAAAATTGCCGACTTCGTTAGAAACCTGCAAAAGCATTATCACCTCAATTCTTTTCCTTTAGATTCTGCTAACGGGAATCCATTAAAAACATTGGAAGATCTACAGAATTTTGATTTGATTATTAATACCAAACCTACCCAGACATTTAGTGAAAATGAAAAATATGTATTGGATCAATATCTGATGCATGGAGGAAAAGCAATCTGGATGGTCGAACCTGTGGATATGGAAATCGATAGCCTGCTCACTCCCAGTGGGAGCGCACTAGCAACAATCCGAGATTTGCAGCTTAATGACCTGCTATTCTCCTACGGAGTTCGAATTAATCCGGTATTGGTTAATGATTTAATATCCTCCCCTCTGGTACTGGCATCAGGAGAAGGAAATAACACTCAGTTTAATACTTTCCCTTGGTTTTACAACCCTCTGGCTAAAACAAAAAGTGAGCATCCCGTTATTAAGAATATTGAGGCGGTTCAATTTGAATTTGCAAATCAGATTGACACCCTAAAAAACGATATCAAAAAAACGATCTTATTACAAAGCTCTGAAAAAACAAAACTAGAAGGAGTTCCTAAACAAATATCGCTGGATATTATTCAAAAAAAACCGGATCTTACTTCTTACAATCAAGGGAAGCAAAATTTGGCAGTTTTATTGGAAGGTTCTTTTAAATCTAACTATAAAAACCGCGTAAAACCTGTAAAAAATGAAGCGCATAAAGATCATGGTGCTCCTTCAAAAATGATTGTTATTGCCGATGGTGATATTGCAAAGAACTTCGTACGAAAAAATCGTCCGATGGAATTAGGCTATGACCCGATTCTCAATCTCCAATACGGGAATAAAGAATTTTTGATGAATGCCGTCAATTATCTGATGGATGACTCGGGACTTATTAGTGTACGAAGTAAAAAAATAAACATCCCATTTTTAGAAATAGAAAAGGTAGTTCGTCAAAAAAGTACATGGCAGGCAATTAATATTATAATGCCTTTATTATGTCTTGTTTTATTTGGTGTTGCGTTTATCTTTTTGAGAAAAAGAAAGTACAAAAAACCTCTTTAG
- a CDS encoding DUF1572 family protein, giving the protein MDGNDYIESIKKQFLYYKTLGEKTLHQLPDDAIFWQYNEASNSIAILIKHLWGNMMSRWTDFLTTDGEKEWRKRDEEFANDIHSKTELLKKWEEGWTCLFTALDTINKTNFDQLVYIRNIGHRIPEAIHRQLAHYSYHIGQIVYVGKMISNSQWQSLSIPKGGSKAYNKLRFSKEKHQAHYTDALLKDKNNTKQK; this is encoded by the coding sequence ATGGATGGAAATGACTATATAGAGAGCATAAAAAAACAATTCCTTTATTATAAAACCTTAGGCGAAAAAACCTTGCATCAATTGCCGGACGACGCCATTTTCTGGCAGTACAATGAAGCGAGTAACAGCATTGCAATTCTCATCAAGCACCTCTGGGGGAACATGATGTCCCGATGGACTGATTTTTTGACTACTGACGGAGAAAAAGAATGGAGAAAAAGAGATGAGGAATTCGCAAATGATATTCATTCCAAAACTGAATTACTCAAAAAATGGGAAGAAGGATGGACTTGCCTGTTTACCGCCCTAGACACCATTAATAAGACCAACTTCGATCAATTGGTATACATTCGTAATATAGGACATCGAATACCGGAAGCGATTCATCGTCAATTGGCACATTACTCCTATCATATTGGTCAAATCGTATATGTTGGCAAAATGATTTCTAATTCGCAGTGGCAATCTTTATCTATTCCCAAAGGAGGTTCGAAAGCATACAATAAACTTCGTTTCTCTAAAGAAAAACATCAGGCGCATTATACAGATGCACTACTAAAAGATAAAAACAATACAAAACAAAAGTAA